A genomic region of Alicyclobacillus sp. SO9 contains the following coding sequences:
- a CDS encoding cysteine desulfurase, whose translation MNPLELKRDFPILQQEINGHPLIYLDSAATSQKPQTVLDVVQRYYQQDNANVHRGVHTLGSRATEAYELAREKVAHFINAPSSEQIVFTRGTTESINMVAYGYARLTLQEGDEIVTTAAEHHSNLVPWQQVARVTGAKLKFIPLEQDGTVTMEAVREVITEKTKLVAIAHVSNVLGTINPIKEISKVAHDAGAILVVDGAQSVPHMSVDVKELDCDFLAFSGHKMCGPSGVGVLYGKRSLLDKMEPTYFGGEMIDVVELEESTWKDTPWKFEGGTPIIAGAIGLGAAIDYLSEVGMENVHRHDTELAAYAMERLSELDDIEVYGPAAGKERGGLVTFNLKGVHPHDVSTVLDAEGVAVRAGHHCAQPLMKFLEVPSTARASFYMYNTKSDIDALVKALESAKEFFHHAIG comes from the coding sequence ATGAATCCTCTTGAGTTGAAACGGGATTTTCCGATTCTTCAACAGGAGATCAACGGGCATCCTCTCATCTATTTGGACAGTGCTGCTACATCACAAAAGCCACAGACAGTGCTCGATGTGGTGCAGCGGTACTACCAGCAAGATAATGCAAATGTTCACCGTGGTGTCCACACACTGGGGTCTCGTGCGACGGAAGCTTACGAACTGGCACGAGAGAAAGTGGCTCATTTTATTAATGCGCCCTCATCTGAGCAAATTGTGTTTACGCGGGGAACGACGGAATCCATTAACATGGTGGCTTACGGCTATGCGCGTCTAACTCTGCAAGAGGGAGACGAAATTGTAACGACGGCTGCCGAGCACCATAGCAACTTAGTGCCGTGGCAGCAGGTTGCTCGCGTAACTGGAGCAAAACTGAAATTCATCCCGCTGGAGCAGGACGGTACTGTTACAATGGAAGCTGTACGTGAGGTTATCACTGAGAAGACCAAACTGGTTGCCATTGCACACGTGTCAAATGTACTTGGCACCATCAACCCCATTAAGGAAATTTCCAAAGTTGCCCATGACGCAGGTGCGATTCTGGTGGTGGACGGCGCTCAGAGTGTGCCTCATATGTCAGTGGATGTAAAAGAGTTGGACTGTGACTTCTTGGCTTTTTCCGGACACAAAATGTGCGGTCCTTCAGGTGTGGGAGTGCTTTACGGAAAACGCTCTTTGCTGGATAAAATGGAGCCTACCTACTTTGGCGGCGAGATGATTGATGTGGTCGAACTGGAGGAATCCACTTGGAAGGATACCCCGTGGAAGTTCGAGGGCGGTACACCCATCATTGCGGGTGCTATCGGTTTGGGGGCCGCCATTGATTACCTGAGTGAAGTGGGGATGGAGAACGTTCATCGTCATGATACGGAATTAGCTGCATACGCTATGGAGCGTTTGTCTGAGCTGGATGACATCGAAGTATACGGGCCGGCCGCAGGTAAGGAGCGGGGCGGTCTAGTCACTTTCAACCTCAAGGGGGTTCATCCGCACGATGTGTCAACGGTGCTTGACGCTGAAGGAGTGGCGGTTCGTGCCGGTCATCACTGTGCGCAACCTTTGATGAAGTTTTTGGAAGTGCCGTCAACCGCACGAGCCAGCTTTTATATGTATAACACGAAGTCTGATATTGACGCCTTGGTAAAAGCCTTGGAGTCAGCGAAGGAGTTCTTTCACCATGCAATTGGATGA
- a CDS encoding non-heme iron oxygenase ferredoxin subunit translates to MSWTKVASAAEVAKGSMRNVEIDDEYIGVYHTMEDEWYATSNICTHAGETLTDGTLEGCVVQCPKHGGQFDVSTGAAVKFPCVMPVETYQIEIRDGEVYIDFEE, encoded by the coding sequence GTGAGTTGGACGAAGGTGGCTTCTGCAGCGGAAGTTGCAAAAGGAAGCATGAGGAATGTAGAAATCGATGACGAATATATCGGTGTGTATCATACGATGGAAGATGAATGGTATGCCACCTCGAACATCTGTACCCATGCAGGGGAGACTTTGACGGACGGAACACTGGAGGGCTGTGTCGTTCAGTGTCCCAAACACGGAGGACAGTTTGACGTTTCGACGGGTGCGGCAGTGAAGTTTCCGTGCGTGATGCCTGTGGAGACTTACCAAATTGAGATTCGGGACGGTGAAGTGTACATCGACTTTGAGGAGTAA
- the sufU gene encoding Fe-S cluster assembly sulfur transfer protein SufU has protein sequence MQLDDLYRQVIMDHYQHPRNSGKIDEGTVDVDMRNPSCGDEITLQLLVKDGVIQDVKFLGSGCSISISSASMMTEAVMGKTVEEALQMQELFRQMVKGEDIDAEELGDLESLQGVSKFPARFKCATLGWQALEKALQKQEADA, from the coding sequence ATGCAATTGGATGATTTATACCGCCAAGTCATCATGGATCACTATCAGCATCCGAGAAACAGTGGGAAAATTGATGAAGGCACTGTGGATGTGGATATGCGAAACCCCAGCTGCGGAGATGAAATCACTCTTCAACTGCTTGTAAAGGACGGCGTGATTCAAGATGTGAAGTTCCTTGGAAGCGGGTGCTCCATTTCCATATCTTCCGCTTCGATGATGACCGAAGCTGTGATGGGAAAGACAGTTGAAGAAGCTTTGCAGATGCAGGAACTGTTTCGCCAGATGGTGAAGGGCGAAGATATAGATGCAGAGGAATTAGGCGATTTGGAATCTTTACAAGGCGTGTCCAAGTTTCCGGCACGCTTCAAGTGTGCAACGCTTGGCTGGCAGGCCCTTGAGAAGGCATTGCAAAAGCAAGAAGCGGACGCATAA
- a CDS encoding SufD family Fe-S cluster assembly protein has protein sequence MAEELTTAATSSLVQELVARHQEPEWLRQKREEAWKTFAQLPSPKLEKTDVRKRTWEVSELSAKTDGRPQEEIAAVLDAAAEQPFIYLRDGYLMQSNLPSDLKSQGVVVEDLQTAVTHHEALLREHLGTVVDDTESKWAALNAAIWENGVFVYIPKEVAVESPIQFIYEESLAGGGARPRVLIVAETGSKAEFSELSFTPQDGVRGRVHSEVMEVVADVDSHLKISAVTQFHKGPTNFVLRRAKVAKDAKVEWIAGDIGDGFTVALVESRLEGSGAMSSSRALGFGFGRQRLDLTLSMDHYGRSSESDIVMHGVMLGKANSVYRSSSHIRKGAADAASEQSDRMLVLNKSTRADAIPMLLIDDNNVRRCGHAASVGKLDEIQIYYLMSRGVSKTEATKMIVWGYLAPTVDLIPVESMRHLLSRRIDEELEA, from the coding sequence GTGGCAGAGGAACTTACAACAGCAGCAACGTCTTCCCTTGTGCAAGAACTGGTTGCTCGACATCAGGAACCGGAGTGGCTGAGGCAGAAGAGGGAAGAGGCATGGAAGACGTTTGCACAACTGCCTTCACCTAAACTGGAAAAAACAGATGTGCGTAAACGCACATGGGAAGTCAGCGAACTGTCGGCTAAGACGGACGGACGACCCCAGGAAGAAATTGCAGCAGTTTTGGATGCTGCTGCAGAACAACCCTTTATCTATCTAAGGGACGGATACCTGATGCAGTCCAACCTACCCTCGGACCTGAAAAGCCAGGGTGTTGTGGTCGAAGATTTGCAAACTGCAGTGACCCATCATGAAGCACTGCTTAGAGAACACCTTGGTACGGTCGTTGATGACACGGAATCAAAGTGGGCGGCCTTAAATGCAGCCATATGGGAAAATGGTGTCTTTGTATATATTCCCAAGGAAGTTGCAGTGGAGAGTCCGATACAGTTCATCTATGAAGAATCACTTGCCGGGGGCGGTGCGAGGCCGCGGGTGCTGATTGTTGCGGAAACGGGATCGAAAGCGGAGTTTTCCGAATTGAGCTTTACGCCCCAGGACGGAGTGCGAGGCCGTGTACACAGTGAGGTCATGGAAGTCGTTGCGGACGTAGATTCTCATCTCAAGATTTCGGCTGTGACACAGTTTCACAAGGGCCCAACCAACTTTGTCCTGCGCCGAGCGAAAGTTGCAAAGGATGCAAAGGTGGAGTGGATTGCCGGGGATATCGGCGATGGATTTACTGTTGCGCTCGTGGAGAGTCGGCTTGAGGGCAGCGGCGCAATGTCATCTTCCCGGGCACTGGGATTTGGATTCGGCCGGCAGCGACTTGACTTGACGTTGAGTATGGATCATTACGGACGCTCATCAGAGAGCGACATCGTTATGCACGGAGTCATGCTTGGAAAAGCAAACTCTGTGTACCGAAGCTCAAGTCACATCCGCAAAGGAGCAGCGGATGCAGCAAGCGAGCAAAGCGACAGAATGCTGGTCCTGAACAAATCAACTCGTGCAGATGCGATTCCAATGCTGTTGATTGATGACAATAATGTTCGCCGGTGCGGGCACGCAGCCAGTGTCGGGAAATTGGATGAGATACAAATTTACTACTTGATGTCCCGCGGTGTGAGCAAAACGGAAGCGACCAAGATGATTGTTTGGGGCTATTTGGCGCCCACCGTTGACTTAATTCCTGTTGAAAGTATGAGACATTTGTTGTCAAGACGAATTGACGAGGAGTTGGAAGCATGA
- the sufB gene encoding Fe-S cluster assembly protein SufB codes for MPNLEEYKYGFHDKDVSVVKFQKGLNKKIVEQISMMKNEPGWMTDFRLRSLELFEKQKMPNWGGDLSDLNFDDITYYVKPSERQGKTWEEVPSEIKNTFDKLGIPEAEQKYLAGVSAQYESEVVYHSMRKDLEDLGILFTDTDTALREYPELFKEYFGTVVPPEDNKFAALNSAVWSGGSFIYVPKGVKSDVPLQAYFRINSENMGQFERTLILCDDDSFVHYVEGCTAPVYSTNSLHSAVVEIVVKDNARCRYSTIQNWAPNVYNLVTKRAVAYKNATMEWVDGNIGSQLTMKYPSVYMMEEGAKAMVLSIAVGGKGQHQDAGAKVVHNAPNTTSTIVSKSISKQGGKTTYRGLTSFAPNAYGSKSNVKCDTLLFDENSTSDTMPYNEIMNDDVTLEHEATVSKVSEEQLFYLMSRGLSEEEATRMIVMGFIEPFTRELPMEYAVEMNRLIKFEMEGSVG; via the coding sequence ATGCCGAATTTGGAAGAGTATAAGTATGGGTTCCACGATAAGGACGTTTCTGTTGTCAAGTTTCAAAAAGGCTTGAACAAGAAAATCGTTGAACAGATTTCCATGATGAAGAATGAACCTGGTTGGATGACAGACTTCCGTCTGCGCTCCTTGGAGTTGTTTGAAAAGCAGAAAATGCCCAACTGGGGCGGCGATCTGTCTGATCTCAACTTTGACGATATCACGTACTATGTAAAACCTTCCGAGCGACAGGGCAAGACATGGGAGGAAGTTCCGAGCGAAATTAAGAACACATTTGATAAGCTCGGAATTCCTGAAGCGGAACAAAAGTACCTCGCTGGTGTGTCAGCGCAGTACGAGTCCGAGGTTGTGTATCACTCTATGCGTAAGGACCTGGAGGATCTCGGTATTCTGTTCACAGATACAGACACTGCCCTTCGCGAGTATCCTGAACTGTTCAAGGAGTACTTCGGCACCGTTGTACCTCCTGAAGACAACAAGTTTGCAGCGTTGAACAGCGCAGTGTGGAGCGGAGGAAGTTTCATTTACGTACCAAAAGGCGTCAAAAGTGATGTCCCGCTCCAGGCTTACTTCAGGATTAATTCGGAGAACATGGGACAGTTCGAAAGAACTTTGATTCTCTGTGATGATGACAGCTTCGTGCACTATGTCGAAGGGTGCACAGCACCGGTTTACAGCACCAACTCTCTGCACAGTGCCGTTGTCGAAATTGTGGTGAAGGACAATGCTCGCTGTCGTTATTCAACCATTCAGAACTGGGCCCCCAATGTCTATAATCTAGTGACAAAGCGTGCCGTAGCGTATAAGAACGCTACGATGGAATGGGTAGACGGCAACATTGGTTCACAACTGACCATGAAATACCCAAGTGTCTATATGATGGAGGAAGGCGCCAAAGCGATGGTGCTATCCATTGCTGTAGGCGGTAAAGGACAACATCAGGACGCAGGAGCAAAGGTGGTTCACAATGCTCCGAATACGACTTCAACGATTGTCTCCAAGTCCATCAGTAAGCAGGGCGGAAAAACTACGTATCGCGGCTTGACCAGTTTTGCGCCAAATGCTTACGGCTCCAAGTCCAACGTAAAGTGTGACACACTTCTGTTTGACGAAAATTCAACTTCGGATACCATGCCGTACAATGAAATTATGAACGATGACGTTACATTGGAACACGAGGCGACTGTATCCAAGGTCAGCGAAGAGCAACTGTTCTATTTGATGAGTCGCGGGTTGTCGGAAGAAGAAGCCACTCGGATGATTGTCATGGGCTTTATCGAACCTTTCACGCGTGAACTGCCGATGGAATACGCGGTGGAAATGAATCGCCTGATTAAGTTTGAAATGGAAGGTTCTGTAGGATAA
- a CDS encoding Rrf2 family transcriptional regulator, translated as MKVAKKTEYGLRAMVALALMAGERHAVPLRTIAESENIPEPFLDQIVAKLRKAGFVKSVRGVNGGYMLSRAASDIKIGSLVRVLEGSLSPIGCIGDDVQAVEEFCCRVEGCHTRPVWIRVMDAVTRALDSISLEDVMHDEVPVETVLSES; from the coding sequence TTGAAGGTCGCCAAGAAGACGGAATATGGCCTTAGGGCAATGGTTGCACTGGCTTTGATGGCAGGTGAGCGCCATGCTGTACCCCTTCGTACAATTGCAGAGTCTGAGAATATTCCTGAGCCTTTCCTCGATCAAATCGTAGCAAAACTCAGAAAGGCAGGCTTTGTGAAAAGTGTACGAGGCGTAAATGGCGGGTACATGCTGAGCAGAGCTGCGTCTGATATTAAAATTGGTTCATTGGTAAGAGTACTTGAAGGTTCTCTGTCCCCCATTGGATGCATTGGGGATGACGTGCAAGCTGTTGAGGAATTCTGTTGTAGAGTGGAAGGCTGTCATACTAGGCCAGTGTGGATTCGGGTTATGGATGCAGTCACCAGAGCATTGGACTCTATATCATTAGAAGACGTCATGCACGATGAAGTGCCCGTGGAAACAGTTCTGAGCGAATCGTAA